In the Ruminococcus sp. OA3 genome, one interval contains:
- a CDS encoding HPr family phosphocarrier protein translates to MKKVQISLNSIDKVKSFVNEISKFDFDFDLVSGRYVIDAKSIMGIFSLDLAKPINLNIHAEGEALEEVLKSLEPYII, encoded by the coding sequence ATGAAAAAAGTTCAGATTTCTTTAAACTCCATCGATAAAGTAAAATCCTTTGTAAATGAAATCTCCAAATTTGATTTTGACTTCGATCTCGTCTCCGGAAGGTATGTTATCGACGCCAAATCCATCATGGGAATCTTCAGCCTGGATCTTGCAAAACCGATCAACCTGAACATCCACGCCGAAGGCGAAGCTCTGGAAGAAGTATTAAAGAGCCTGGAACCATATATTATCTAA
- a CDS encoding cysteine desulfurase family protein, with product MEAYLDNSATTRCYWEVCEMVSRTMYEDFGNPSSMHLKGVEAERYVKEAASRIAVTLKASEKEIYFTSGGTESDNWALIGTAEAHKRRGRHIITTDIEHPAVSAPASFLKEQGFEVTRLPADSQGCISLDDLRETVREDTILVSTMYVNNEIGSVQPVEAIGAFLKAQHPEVVYHVDAIQAYGKYRIYPERMGIDLLSVSGHKIHGPKGVGFLYVRNNVKLLPVIHGGGQQNGMRSGTDNVPGIAGLGCAAEICCNGLEKNVEYMYGLKQQLAGGLNSMEDVVIHGMETSDGAPHIVNASFLGVRSEVLLHSLEEKGIFVSAGSACSTHRKSKSPTLSAIGADAKEMESAVRFSFSEETTPEEITYTLEVLEGLLPMLRRYMRR from the coding sequence ATGGAAGCTTATTTGGATAATTCGGCGACCACGCGGTGCTACTGGGAAGTGTGTGAGATGGTCAGCCGCACGATGTACGAGGATTTTGGAAATCCATCTTCCATGCATTTAAAAGGCGTGGAGGCGGAGCGCTACGTAAAAGAGGCAGCGTCCCGGATTGCAGTGACTTTAAAGGCGTCTGAAAAGGAGATCTACTTTACATCGGGCGGGACGGAATCGGACAACTGGGCTCTGATCGGAACGGCAGAAGCCCATAAAAGACGCGGCAGGCATATCATCACAACGGATATCGAGCATCCGGCGGTCTCGGCTCCGGCATCATTTCTCAAGGAGCAGGGGTTTGAGGTGACAAGGCTGCCGGCAGACAGTCAGGGCTGTATTTCTCTGGATGATCTCAGGGAGACGGTTCGGGAGGATACGATCCTTGTGTCGACGATGTATGTCAATAATGAGATCGGTTCCGTACAGCCGGTGGAGGCCATAGGAGCCTTCTTGAAAGCGCAGCACCCTGAGGTCGTTTATCATGTGGATGCGATCCAGGCGTATGGGAAATACCGGATCTATCCGGAACGCATGGGAATTGACCTGCTGTCTGTCAGCGGCCATAAGATTCACGGGCCAAAGGGGGTCGGATTTCTGTATGTGAGAAATAACGTAAAACTTCTTCCGGTCATCCACGGGGGCGGCCAGCAGAATGGGATGCGTTCCGGGACGGATAATGTGCCGGGAATCGCCGGACTTGGATGTGCGGCTGAGATATGCTGCAATGGACTGGAAAAAAATGTGGAATATATGTACGGTCTGAAACAGCAGCTTGCAGGTGGCCTGAACAGCATGGAAGATGTGGTGATTCACGGAATGGAGACATCTGACGGAGCTCCGCATATTGTGAACGCTTCTTTTCTGGGCGTGCGCAGTGAAGTGCTGCTGCATTCGCTCGAAGAGAAGGGAATCTTTGTATCGGCCGGATCTGCATGTTCAACGCACAGGAAAAGTAAAAGCCCGACGCTGTCGGCCATCGGTGCCGATGCCAAGGAAATGGAGTCTGCGGTACGGTTCAGCTTTTCGGAGGAGACGACGCCGGAGGAGATCACCTATACACTGGAAGTTCTCGAAGGGCTGCTGCCAATGCTGCGGCGGTATATGAGACGTTAG
- a CDS encoding IreB family regulatory phosphoprotein, whose amino-acid sequence MANISNTQYFKVKTEPEIQVKDVLDLVYNAMAEKGYNPVNQIVGYIMSGDPTYITSYKGARSMIMKVERDELVEELLKAYIENQSWKRD is encoded by the coding sequence ATGGCAAATATTAGTAATACACAGTATTTTAAAGTGAAAACAGAACCAGAAATACAGGTGAAGGATGTGCTTGATCTGGTGTATAACGCGATGGCTGAAAAAGGATATAACCCGGTCAATCAGATTGTGGGCTATATTATGTCCGGCGATCCGACTTACATTACGAGTTACAAGGGCGCAAGAAGCATGATTATGAAAGTAGAACGGGATGAACTGGTAGAGGAGCTGTTAAAAGCTTATATCGAGAATCAATCCTGGAAGAGAGACTGA
- a CDS encoding ribonuclease J yields the protein MKKINNSKLKIIPLGGLEQIGMNITAFECEDSIVVVDCGLSFPEDDMLGIDLVIPDVTYLKDNADKVKGFVITHGHEDHIGALPYVLKQLNAPIYATKLTQGLIENKLKEHNLLRTTKRKTVKHGQSINLGCFRIEFIKTNHSIADASALAIYSPAGIVVHTGDFKVDYTPVFGDAIDLQRFAEIGKKGVLALMCDSTNAERPGFTMSERTVGKTFDNIFAEHKNTRIIIATFASNVDRVQQIINSAYKYGRKVVVEGRSMVNVISTASELGYLNIPDKTLIDIDRMKNYPDEQMVLITTGSQGESMAALSRMAADIHRKVTIKPNDTIIFSSNPIPGNEKAVSKVINELSAKGADVIFQDAHVSGHACQEEIKLIYSLVRPKYAIPVHGEYRHLKAHAQIAQNLGLPKENVFIMTSGEVMEMSQEQAKIVGKVHTGAILVDGLGVGDVGNIVLRDRQHLAEDGIIIVVLTLEKFSNQLLAGPDIVSRGFVYVRESEDLMGEARVVVEDALDGCLEKQVSDWGKIKTVIKDGLSEFVWKRTKRRPMILPIIMEA from the coding sequence TTGAAAAAAATTAATAATTCAAAATTGAAAATCATTCCGCTGGGCGGCCTGGAGCAGATTGGAATGAATATTACTGCCTTTGAGTGCGAAGACAGTATTGTTGTCGTGGACTGCGGGCTGTCATTTCCGGAAGACGATATGCTGGGCATTGACCTGGTGATCCCGGATGTGACTTATCTGAAAGACAATGCAGATAAAGTAAAAGGCTTTGTCATCACACATGGACATGAGGATCATATTGGTGCGCTTCCTTATGTGCTGAAACAATTAAATGCACCGATCTATGCGACGAAACTGACGCAGGGATTAATTGAAAATAAATTAAAGGAACACAATCTTCTTCGAACTACCAAAAGAAAAACCGTAAAGCATGGCCAGTCAATTAATCTTGGCTGTTTCCGTATCGAATTTATTAAAACAAACCACAGTATCGCAGACGCTTCTGCCCTGGCGATCTATTCACCGGCGGGAATCGTTGTTCATACAGGAGACTTTAAAGTGGATTATACGCCTGTTTTCGGCGATGCGATCGATCTTCAGCGCTTTGCGGAGATTGGAAAAAAGGGTGTGCTGGCCCTGATGTGTGACAGTACGAACGCGGAACGCCCCGGTTTTACTATGTCAGAACGCACAGTTGGAAAAACATTTGATAATATATTTGCCGAACACAAAAATACGCGGATCATCATCGCTACATTTGCTTCGAATGTTGACCGCGTACAGCAGATCATCAATTCTGCATATAAATATGGACGCAAGGTTGTTGTGGAAGGGCGGAGTATGGTAAATGTCATTTCAACAGCCTCAGAACTGGGATATCTGAATATCCCGGATAAAACCTTAATTGATATTGACCGGATGAAAAATTATCCGGATGAACAGATGGTACTCATTACGACGGGAAGCCAGGGTGAGTCCATGGCGGCGCTGTCCAGGATGGCAGCGGATATCCACAGAAAAGTTACGATCAAACCCAATGATACGATTATTTTCAGTTCCAACCCGATCCCGGGGAATGAAAAAGCGGTGTCAAAGGTGATCAATGAACTTTCGGCGAAAGGGGCAGACGTTATATTCCAGGATGCACACGTATCAGGGCATGCCTGCCAGGAGGAGATTAAGCTGATCTACTCCCTTGTAAGGCCGAAATATGCGATTCCGGTGCATGGAGAATACCGTCACCTGAAGGCACACGCACAGATTGCACAGAATCTGGGACTGCCGAAAGAAAATGTATTTATCATGACTTCAGGTGAAGTCATGGAGATGAGCCAGGAACAGGCAAAAATTGTTGGAAAAGTGCATACGGGTGCAATTCTGGTAGACGGGCTCGGTGTCGGAGATGTCGGGAATATTGTCCTTCGTGACCGCCAGCATCTGGCGGAGGATGGCATTATCATCGTAGTGCTCACGCTGGAAAAATTCAGCAACCAGCTGCTGGCCGGTCCGGATATTGTATCACGTGGATTTGTATATGTACGGGAGTCAGAAGATCTGATGGGTGAAGCCAGAGTTGTAGTGGAGGACGCGCTGGATGGATGCCTTGAAAAACAGGTTTCTGACTGGGGAAAAATAAAGACCGTCATTAAAGATGGGTTGAGTGAATTTGTATGGAAGAGAACAAAGAGACGTCCAATGATTCTTCCGATAATAATGGAGGCGTAA
- the thiI gene encoding tRNA uracil 4-sulfurtransferase ThiI has product MFTAFLIKYAEIGIKGKNRYLFEDALVRQIRFALKPVEGEFDVTREQGRIYVNAGSAFDFDEAVEALKRVFGISGICPVVIVEDEGFEKLAQDVTAYMDSQYPDKNMTFKVNVRRARKSYPMSSMEANSELGGRLLDAFPELKVDVHKPDIMLNVEIRNRIYIYSDIIPGPGGMPVGTNGKAMLLLSGGIDSPVAGYMIAKRGVQIEAVYFHAPPYTSERAKQKVVDLARLVSRYSGPIKLHIVNFTDIQLYIYDQCPHDELTIIMRRYMMKIAERIGRETGCLGLITGESIGQVASQTIQSLAATNEVCTMPVFRPVIGFDKQEIVDVALKIDTYETSIQPFEDCCTIFVAKHPVTKPNLNVIKRSEMKLQEKIDEMLETAIGTAEVITVF; this is encoded by the coding sequence ATGTTTACAGCATTTTTAATAAAATATGCCGAGATCGGGATCAAAGGAAAGAACAGGTATCTGTTTGAAGATGCGCTGGTAAGGCAGATTCGGTTTGCGTTAAAGCCTGTTGAAGGAGAATTTGATGTGACGAGGGAGCAGGGCCGGATCTATGTCAATGCCGGGAGTGCATTTGATTTCGACGAGGCGGTGGAGGCGTTGAAACGGGTGTTCGGAATCTCCGGCATATGCCCGGTCGTCATCGTGGAGGATGAGGGATTTGAAAAGCTGGCACAGGACGTCACTGCGTATATGGACAGCCAGTATCCGGATAAAAACATGACATTTAAAGTGAACGTCAGACGTGCCCGGAAATCATATCCCATGAGTTCCATGGAAGCCAACAGTGAGCTTGGCGGAAGATTACTGGATGCATTTCCGGAACTGAAAGTGGATGTACACAAGCCGGATATCATGCTCAATGTAGAGATACGGAATCGAATCTATATTTATTCTGATATCATTCCCGGTCCCGGAGGGATGCCGGTGGGAACAAACGGAAAGGCGATGCTTCTGCTCTCCGGAGGGATTGACAGCCCTGTGGCAGGTTATATGATAGCGAAGCGCGGTGTTCAGATTGAAGCTGTTTATTTTCATGCCCCTCCATATACGAGTGAGCGTGCAAAACAGAAAGTGGTGGATCTTGCACGGCTGGTGTCACGCTACAGCGGCCCCATCAAACTGCATATTGTCAATTTTACAGACATACAGCTTTACATCTACGACCAGTGTCCGCATGATGAGCTTACGATTATCATGCGCCGTTATATGATGAAGATCGCGGAACGCATTGGGAGAGAGACAGGCTGCCTGGGTCTGATTACGGGAGAGAGTATCGGGCAGGTCGCAAGTCAGACCATTCAGAGCCTTGCTGCGACGAATGAGGTATGCACCATGCCGGTGTTCCGCCCGGTGATCGGATTTGATAAACAGGAAATTGTGGATGTGGCGCTGAAGATCGATACGTATGAAACATCGATTCAGCCGTTTGAAGACTGCTGTACGATTTTTGTGGCAAAACATCCGGTGACAAAACCGAATCTGAATGTGATCAAACGTTCGGAGATGAAGCTGCAGGAAAAAATTGATGAAATGCTGGAGACGGCGATTGGCACCGCAGAAGTGATCACTGTTTTCTAG
- a CDS encoding 16S rRNA (uracil(1498)-N(3))-methyltransferase, producing the protein MYRFFVDENQIRENRVHITGGDVNHIRNVLRLKPGDEVCVSDGGKMEYHCGILGFSEGEVLLEVQYMQEEKLELGSRIYLFQGLPKSDKMDTIVQKAVELGVYQIIPVAMKRCVVRLDQKKEESRRKRWNSISESAAKQAGRMIVPEVRPVLTFEKALEYAADCDVRLMPYEMASGMKETKELLTGISKGQSIAVFIGPEGGFAGEEAELARGSGMELITLGKRILRTETAGMTTLSILMFLLED; encoded by the coding sequence ATGTATCGTTTTTTTGTGGATGAAAATCAGATCAGGGAAAACAGGGTTCATATCACAGGAGGAGACGTGAACCATATCAGAAATGTACTGCGGCTGAAACCGGGAGATGAGGTATGCGTCTCGGATGGAGGAAAGATGGAATATCACTGTGGTATTCTGGGATTTTCTGAAGGTGAAGTGCTGCTTGAAGTACAGTATATGCAGGAAGAAAAGCTGGAACTTGGATCGCGTATTTACCTCTTCCAGGGACTCCCCAAAAGTGATAAGATGGATACCATTGTCCAGAAGGCTGTTGAACTGGGCGTATATCAGATTATCCCCGTGGCGATGAAGCGCTGCGTGGTCAGGCTGGATCAGAAGAAAGAGGAGAGCAGAAGAAAGCGCTGGAACAGCATTTCAGAGAGTGCCGCAAAGCAGGCGGGGCGTATGATCGTCCCGGAAGTAAGACCGGTACTGACCTTTGAGAAGGCTCTGGAATATGCGGCAGACTGTGACGTCAGACTAATGCCTTACGAAATGGCCAGCGGCATGAAAGAAACAAAAGAGCTGCTGACAGGTATCAGCAAAGGACAGTCTATCGCGGTCTTTATCGGACCTGAGGGTGGATTTGCCGGGGAGGAAGCAGAGCTTGCGCGTGGGAGCGGGATGGAACTCATCACGCTGGGAAAGAGAATTTTAAGAACGGAGACAGCAGGAATGACGACGCTGTCAATCCTGATGTTTTTATTGGAGGATTAA
- the dnaJ gene encoding molecular chaperone DnaJ: MAEKRDYYEVLGVDRGADDATLKKAYRKLAKQYHPDMNPGDEAAEKKFKEATEAYGVLSDPEKRKQYDQFGHAAFEGGAGGGGFGGFGGFDFSGQDMGDIFGDLFGDLFGGGSRRRANNGPMKGANLRAVIHITFQEAVFGCEKELEINLKDECETCHGTGAKPGTEPQTCPKCNGEGQVVYTQQSMFGMVRNVQTCPECNGTGKVIKEKCTSCRGTGYNTNRKKIKVTVPAGIDDGQSIRIREKGEPGRNGGPRGDLLVEVQVARHPIFQRQDMNIFSTAPITYAQAALGGDVKISTVDGDVMYTVKPGTQTDTKIRLKGKGIPSLRNKSVRGDHYVTLVVQVPTKLNEEAREALRQFDAACGNSPAPVHSKNTEKKKSFMDKLKETFED, from the coding sequence ATGGCAGAAAAGAGAGATTACTATGAGGTTCTGGGCGTAGACCGTGGTGCGGATGACGCCACTTTAAAAAAAGCATATCGAAAACTCGCAAAACAGTATCATCCGGATATGAACCCGGGAGATGAGGCGGCAGAGAAGAAATTCAAGGAAGCGACAGAAGCGTATGGAGTATTGAGTGATCCCGAGAAGAGAAAGCAGTATGATCAATTCGGTCATGCGGCATTTGAGGGCGGTGCAGGAGGCGGTGGATTCGGTGGATTCGGCGGCTTTGATTTCAGTGGTCAGGATATGGGAGATATTTTCGGTGACCTGTTCGGTGATCTGTTTGGAGGCGGTTCCAGGAGGAGAGCGAACAACGGTCCTATGAAGGGGGCAAATCTGCGCGCCGTTATCCATATCACATTCCAGGAGGCAGTGTTTGGATGTGAAAAAGAGCTGGAAATCAACCTGAAAGATGAATGTGAAACATGTCACGGTACGGGTGCGAAACCAGGTACAGAACCGCAGACATGCCCGAAATGTAACGGTGAAGGCCAGGTTGTATATACGCAGCAGTCCATGTTTGGAATGGTGAGAAATGTACAGACATGTCCGGAGTGTAACGGAACAGGTAAGGTGATCAAGGAGAAATGTACATCCTGCCGCGGAACGGGATATAACACAAACCGAAAGAAGATTAAAGTTACGGTGCCGGCAGGTATCGATGACGGTCAGAGCATTCGTATCCGTGAAAAAGGAGAACCGGGTAGAAATGGCGGTCCGCGGGGTGATCTGCTGGTAGAGGTTCAGGTTGCTCGTCATCCGATCTTCCAGCGGCAGGATATGAATATATTCTCGACTGCGCCGATCACATATGCACAGGCAGCGCTGGGCGGGGATGTGAAGATCAGTACAGTGGACGGCGACGTGATGTATACGGTGAAGCCCGGAACACAGACAGATACGAAAATCCGGCTGAAAGGAAAAGGTATTCCGTCACTGCGCAATAAGAGTGTTCGCGGGGATCATTATGTGACCCTGGTCGTGCAGGTACCGACCAAGCTGAACGAAGAAGCCAGGGAGGCATTGCGCCAGTTTGATGCAGCCTGTGGAAATTCTCCGGCTCCGGTGCATTCCAAGAATACAGAGAAGAAGAAAAGCTTCATGGATAAGCTGAAAGAGACATTTGAGGACTGA
- the mtaB gene encoding tRNA (N(6)-L-threonylcarbamoyladenosine(37)-C(2))-methylthiotransferase MtaB yields MGKKAALHNLGCKVNAYETEAMQQLLQENGYEIVDFAPGADIYIINTCTVTNIADRKSRQMIHKAKKMNPRALVVAAGCYVQAGKEKLEKDASIDIIIGNNKKKDLIYILKEHEKKLENRNSVIDISHTKEYEELYVSHMTEHTRAYIKVQDGCNQFCTYCIIPYARGRVRSRHKEDVLREVRRLSAAGCREIVLTGIHLSSYGTDLQDGDLLDLIRTVHQESGIERIRLGSLEPGIITEEFAEALSAMPKICPHFHLSLQSGCDRTLKRMNRRYDAKEYQTKCAVLRRYFKQPALTTDVIVGFPGETPEEFEESRKFVEEISFYETHIFKYSRREGTKAADMEHQVSDADKTLRSNIMIQMGKEKKKAYMEQFLGQTLEILIEEQAVIDGENYWVGYTPQYLKAAVRLPGNPRNTLVLIRACRLLEDEILLAVSVS; encoded by the coding sequence GTGGGTAAAAAAGCGGCACTGCATAACCTGGGATGTAAAGTGAATGCGTATGAGACGGAGGCCATGCAGCAGCTTCTGCAGGAGAACGGGTATGAAATTGTAGATTTTGCGCCGGGTGCAGATATCTATATCATCAACACCTGTACGGTGACGAATATCGCAGACAGAAAATCCCGCCAGATGATTCACAAGGCCAAAAAGATGAATCCCCGGGCGCTGGTCGTCGCGGCCGGCTGTTACGTACAGGCAGGAAAAGAAAAATTAGAAAAAGATGCGTCGATTGATATTATAATTGGGAATAATAAGAAGAAAGACCTGATTTACATTCTAAAGGAACATGAGAAAAAACTGGAAAACAGGAATAGTGTGATCGATATCAGTCATACAAAAGAATATGAGGAGCTTTACGTATCACATATGACAGAACATACGAGGGCCTATATCAAGGTTCAGGACGGCTGCAATCAATTCTGCACGTACTGCATTATTCCGTATGCGAGAGGCAGAGTCAGAAGCCGGCATAAAGAAGATGTTCTGCGAGAGGTGCGTCGTCTGTCTGCGGCCGGCTGCAGGGAGATCGTGCTGACCGGCATTCATCTGAGCTCTTACGGCACGGACCTTCAGGACGGCGATCTGCTTGATCTGATACGGACTGTACATCAGGAAAGCGGGATCGAACGCATTCGGCTGGGATCGCTGGAGCCGGGAATCATCACGGAAGAATTTGCAGAAGCACTCTCTGCGATGCCAAAGATCTGCCCGCATTTCCACCTGTCTTTGCAGAGCGGGTGCGACAGGACCTTAAAGAGGATGAACAGAAGGTACGATGCCAAAGAGTATCAGACCAAATGTGCCGTACTGCGCAGATACTTTAAACAACCGGCGCTGACGACGGATGTGATCGTAGGATTTCCGGGCGAGACGCCTGAAGAATTTGAAGAATCCCGGAAATTTGTGGAGGAAATCTCATTTTATGAAACTCATATTTTTAAATATTCCAGGCGGGAAGGCACAAAGGCGGCGGATATGGAACATCAGGTTTCTGACGCGGATAAAACGCTGCGAAGTAATATCATGATTCAGATGGGAAAAGAAAAAAAGAAAGCCTATATGGAGCAGTTTCTGGGACAGACCCTGGAAATTCTGATAGAAGAACAGGCTGTGATCGATGGGGAAAACTACTGGGTGGGTTATACACCACAATACCTGAAAGCAGCAGTCAGGCTTCCGGGAAACCCGAGAAACACGTTGGTTTTGATAAGGGCCTGCAGGCTGCTGGAAGATGAGATACTGCTGGCTGTTTCTGTGTCATGA
- a CDS encoding DUF1292 domain-containing protein, producing MEKIIFLEEDGTETEFYVEEQTRMNGCNYLLVTESLDDEACAYILKDLSEDTDQDSRYVMVEDDLELETISRLFADMLEDVDIELE from the coding sequence ATGGAAAAAATCATATTTTTAGAAGAAGACGGAACGGAAACAGAATTTTACGTAGAAGAACAGACAAGGATGAACGGATGTAATTACCTGCTGGTGACAGAATCTCTGGATGATGAGGCATGTGCTTATATTCTGAAAGATTTATCCGAAGATACAGACCAGGATTCCAGATATGTAATGGTAGAAGACGATCTGGAACTGGAGACGATATCACGTCTGTTTGCGGACATGTTAGAGGACGTGGACATCGAATTGGAATAA
- the prmA gene encoding 50S ribosomal protein L11 methyltransferase, with product MKWNKFTLKTRTEAEDIVISTLAEAGIQGVEIEDRQPLTEADKQQMFVDILPDFPADDGIAYLNFYLDEKEDKESILANVREALEELRMFIDIGEATIQESQTEDKDWINNWKEYFRQFYVDDILIIPSWEEVKEEDKGKLIIHIDPGTAFGTGMHETTQLCIRQLKKYVTPATELLDVGTGSGILSIVALKLGAHHAVGTDLDVCAVPAVEENKAANGIDRDAFTMMIGNLIDNKETQDAVGYEKYDIVVANILADVLVMLTPVIVKQMKPGGIYITSGILAEKEGVVRDAISHAGLTVEEVTYQGEWVSVTARKR from the coding sequence ATGAAATGGAATAAATTTACATTGAAGACAAGAACGGAAGCGGAAGACATTGTAATTTCCACACTGGCTGAGGCGGGGATACAGGGGGTGGAGATTGAGGACCGGCAGCCGCTCACGGAGGCGGACAAGCAGCAGATGTTTGTGGATATCCTGCCGGATTTTCCTGCGGATGACGGGATCGCCTATCTGAATTTTTATCTGGATGAGAAGGAAGACAAGGAGAGCATTCTGGCAAATGTCAGAGAGGCACTCGAGGAGCTGCGGATGTTTATCGACATCGGAGAGGCAACCATCCAGGAATCTCAGACAGAGGACAAGGACTGGATCAATAACTGGAAGGAATATTTCCGCCAGTTCTATGTGGATGATATCCTGATCATTCCGTCCTGGGAAGAGGTCAAAGAGGAGGATAAGGGAAAACTGATTATTCACATTGACCCGGGAACAGCGTTCGGCACCGGTATGCATGAGACGACGCAGCTTTGCATCCGCCAGCTGAAAAAGTATGTGACTCCGGCGACAGAATTGCTGGATGTGGGGACAGGAAGCGGAATTCTGTCCATCGTTGCGCTGAAGCTGGGCGCACACCATGCGGTAGGGACTGACCTGGATGTCTGTGCGGTTCCGGCGGTTGAGGAGAACAAGGCGGCTAATGGCATTGACAGAGACGCATTCACCATGATGATCGGAAATCTTATCGACAATAAAGAGACGCAGGATGCGGTCGGATATGAGAAATATGACATTGTAGTAGCCAATATCCTGGCGGATGTTCTGGTTATGCTGACGCCCGTTATCGTGAAACAGATGAAACCGGGAGGCATTTATATTACATCAGGGATTCTGGCTGAAAAGGAAGGGGTTGTCAGAGACGCAATATCCCATGCGGGGCTTACTGTAGAGGAAGTGACGTATCAGGGAGAATGGGTGTCAGTGACAGCGCGGAAACGGTAG
- a CDS encoding AEC family transporter, with protein MSTWIVFQQMLVVFILITVGFFMFRSGRFSRMASKDLSGLITNVCNPAIMIGSAFGDNAEATAKDVMTAALVAAVMYVVLLVMGWILPRILCIAGSEQKFYSMMTVYGNIGFIGIPLVSAVLGSSALIYLSVFILMFNILIYTHGIQVITSEAQGSGFQWKRMINVGTISGVLTILIFVIEPPVHQVLSDSISYIGGCTTFLSMLVLGGSIANMSVWEVFGDKKLYLFTVIRFFLVPIAVAVILKPLIANDMIRGITVFCLALPVANMPLMLAQEYNTDTKLLARGIILTTLLSIFSVTLSAGFI; from the coding sequence ATGAGTACATGGATTGTATTCCAGCAAATGCTGGTTGTGTTTATTTTGATTACGGTCGGTTTTTTTATGTTCCGCTCCGGCCGTTTTTCGCGTATGGCTTCGAAAGACCTCTCGGGACTGATCACCAATGTATGTAATCCTGCGATTATGATAGGAAGTGCATTCGGTGACAATGCGGAGGCTACAGCGAAAGATGTGATGACAGCTGCCCTGGTTGCGGCGGTCATGTATGTGGTGCTTCTGGTGATGGGATGGATTCTGCCGCGTATTTTGTGTATTGCGGGATCAGAACAGAAGTTTTACAGTATGATGACGGTTTACGGCAATATCGGTTTTATTGGAATTCCACTTGTCTCGGCTGTTCTGGGGAGTTCCGCGCTCATTTACCTGTCGGTATTTATCCTGATGTTTAATATTCTGATCTATACACATGGGATTCAGGTGATAACGTCGGAGGCTCAGGGGAGCGGCTTTCAGTGGAAGCGCATGATAAATGTGGGAACGATATCCGGAGTTCTGACGATACTCATTTTCGTGATAGAACCGCCGGTGCATCAGGTACTCTCTGACAGTATCTCCTATATTGGGGGATGTACCACATTTTTGTCAATGCTGGTTTTGGGAGGTTCGATTGCGAATATGTCAGTGTGGGAAGTGTTTGGGGATAAGAAGCTGTACCTCTTTACCGTTATACGATTTTTTCTGGTACCGATCGCGGTTGCTGTGATACTGAAACCACTGATTGCAAATGATATGATACGGGGGATTACCGTGTTCTGTCTGGCGCTTCCGGTTGCAAATATGCCGCTGATGCTGGCACAGGAATATAATACGGATACAAAGTTATTGGCGAGAGGCATCATTTTGACCACACTGCTTTCAATTTTCAGTGTTACACTGTCCGCCGGCTTTATCTGA
- the ruvX gene encoding Holliday junction resolvase RuvX, with product MRIMGLDYGSKTVGVAVSDPLGITAQGVETIWRKSENKLRQTLARIEELIREYQVEKIVLGFPKNMNNTIGDRAAMSLEFQQTLKRRTGLDVVMWDERLTTVAAERVLMEGGVRREHRKERVDELAAVLILQNYLDSL from the coding sequence ATGCGGATAATGGGACTGGATTATGGATCCAAAACTGTAGGGGTGGCTGTCAGCGATCCTCTCGGAATTACTGCTCAGGGCGTTGAGACGATCTGGCGGAAGTCTGAGAACAAACTGCGTCAGACACTGGCACGGATTGAGGAACTGATAAGGGAATACCAGGTTGAAAAAATTGTTCTTGGGTTTCCCAAAAATATGAATAACACGATAGGGGACAGGGCTGCCATGTCTTTAGAGTTTCAGCAGACTTTAAAAAGACGGACAGGTCTGGACGTTGTCATGTGGGATGAACGGCTGACGACAGTTGCAGCAGAGCGCGTACTGATGGAAGGGGGCGTACGGCGGGAACACCGCAAGGAGCGCGTGGATGAACTGGCTGCGGTTCTGATTCTTCAGAACTATCTCGACAGTCTGTAA